In a single window of the Delftia tsuruhatensis genome:
- a CDS encoding toprim domain-containing protein encodes MNAAELSQRMASDAAAIAQYLLPNGKRKAGEWVAGSVNGEEGQSLSVRLTGAKAGVWKDFASGDAGDLLDLWAACRSQSIGEAIREAKQYLGIRDVMPEREKKTFKRPAKPQCQPAKAGVKEWLNGRGITDETIAAFRVAEQIRGGKTYAVFPYLRNGELVNVKYRNIAEKRDMRQESGAEPCLFGWHLIDPKARTVAITEGEIDAMTLHQVGIPALSVNAGAGNHQWLENDWERLDCFSEILIFFDSDEAGKAGAQEIVRRLGLERCKLVTLPEKDANEFLQKGACGEDFWHATKEAKTLDPEEMRQASDFINRVKSMFYPAHDDEGDPVLRLDKDLDWFEFRSGEVTVWTGYNGHGKSLMLSQVLLGLMQQGDRVMVFSGEMTPERQLKRTVKQAAGLDRPSMPYIDAIGAWLHDKQWFFNVVGSAGIDRLLAVFLYGSKRYGMRHFVIDSLMMTDVPEDGPGSMTAQKEAVRKICDFARRNGVHVHLVAHPRKGADESKGPGKLDVAGSSKITDGADNVFTVWSARKDENDAGHDPDKPDAKLELQKQRNGDVQHYSQYLWFNKAAQQFATNNRRRAISYVPFSTQEPKDEFADQS; translated from the coding sequence GTGAACGCCGCCGAACTCAGCCAGCGCATGGCCTCTGACGCTGCGGCGATTGCGCAGTACCTGCTGCCCAACGGCAAACGCAAGGCCGGCGAGTGGGTGGCTGGCAGCGTGAATGGCGAAGAGGGCCAGTCCCTGTCCGTCCGCCTGACCGGCGCCAAGGCCGGCGTGTGGAAGGACTTCGCGTCAGGAGACGCGGGCGATTTGCTGGACCTGTGGGCCGCCTGCCGCAGCCAGTCCATCGGCGAAGCCATCCGCGAGGCGAAGCAGTACCTGGGCATCCGCGACGTGATGCCCGAGCGCGAGAAGAAGACCTTCAAGCGCCCGGCAAAGCCGCAGTGCCAGCCCGCCAAGGCCGGCGTGAAGGAGTGGCTCAATGGCCGTGGCATCACCGACGAGACCATCGCTGCCTTCCGGGTGGCCGAGCAGATCCGCGGTGGCAAGACCTACGCCGTGTTTCCGTACCTGCGCAACGGCGAGCTGGTCAACGTGAAGTACCGCAACATCGCGGAGAAGCGCGACATGCGGCAGGAGAGCGGGGCAGAGCCTTGCCTCTTCGGTTGGCACCTGATCGACCCGAAGGCCCGCACCGTGGCGATCACTGAAGGCGAGATCGATGCGATGACGTTGCATCAGGTCGGCATTCCGGCCCTGTCGGTCAATGCTGGCGCTGGCAATCACCAGTGGCTGGAGAACGACTGGGAGCGCCTGGATTGCTTCAGCGAGATCCTGATCTTTTTCGACAGCGACGAGGCCGGCAAGGCCGGGGCGCAGGAGATCGTTCGCCGCCTGGGCCTGGAGCGCTGCAAGCTGGTCACGCTGCCCGAGAAGGACGCGAACGAGTTCCTGCAGAAGGGCGCCTGTGGAGAGGACTTCTGGCACGCCACCAAGGAAGCCAAGACCCTGGACCCCGAGGAGATGCGCCAGGCCAGCGACTTCATCAACCGCGTGAAGTCCATGTTCTATCCGGCCCACGATGACGAGGGCGACCCGGTGCTGCGCCTGGACAAGGATCTGGACTGGTTCGAGTTCCGCTCCGGCGAGGTCACCGTCTGGACCGGCTACAACGGCCACGGAAAGAGCTTGATGCTGTCTCAGGTGCTGCTGGGGCTGATGCAGCAGGGCGATCGCGTGATGGTGTTCTCCGGCGAGATGACACCCGAACGCCAGCTCAAGCGCACCGTCAAGCAGGCCGCGGGCCTGGACCGCCCAAGCATGCCCTACATCGACGCCATCGGAGCCTGGCTGCACGACAAGCAATGGTTCTTCAACGTGGTGGGCAGCGCAGGCATCGACCGTCTCCTGGCCGTGTTCCTGTACGGCTCCAAGCGTTACGGCATGCGTCACTTCGTGATCGACAGCTTGATGATGACGGACGTGCCCGAAGACGGCCCAGGGAGCATGACCGCCCAGAAGGAAGCCGTCCGCAAGATCTGCGACTTCGCGCGCCGCAATGGCGTGCATGTCCACCTGGTCGCCCACCCGCGCAAGGGTGCTGACGAGTCCAAAGGGCCTGGAAAGCTGGACGTTGCCGGGTCTTCCAAGATCACCGACGGCGCCGACAACGTGTTCACGGTCTGGAGCGCGCGCAAGGACGAGAACGACGCCGGCCACGACCCCGACAAGCCCGACGCCAAGCTGGAGCTGCAGAAGCAACGCAACGGCGACGTGCAGCACTACAGCCAGTACCTCTGGTTCAACAAGGCCGCCCAGCAGTTCGCCACGAACAACCGGCGCCGCGCCATCAGCTATGTCCCTTTCTCAACCCAGGAGCCAAAAGATGAATTCGCTGACCAATCCTGA
- a CDS encoding tyrosine-type recombinase/integrase: MGTDRTAAIQAVLEMNHVPNLQGTIRELWGLYQKTARWTALAERTKKDYESYSLKLIEVMGEVPAAAVRPTDIARFLRVERADAPVRGNREIALLSNLMNVAIERGLIDANPCKQVKKNSERARTEAPEPAELRAFLDWLEAGSPARKTLALMAEFAALAGSRRVEFLALQVPQIDMQAGEIRLMRAKQHGGTKRAENITMGPAMLDLAKRLLQLPRPETSLHVFINQHGSPLTESGFTTGWQRAMVEALETKVISRRFTFHDLRAYYTTQHKARYGALPELHASSATTARVYDRSKVSKRQSLG; the protein is encoded by the coding sequence TTGGGAACAGATCGCACAGCGGCCATCCAGGCCGTGCTGGAGATGAATCACGTCCCCAACCTGCAGGGAACGATCCGCGAGCTCTGGGGCCTGTACCAGAAGACCGCCCGCTGGACGGCCCTGGCGGAGCGCACGAAGAAGGACTACGAGTCGTACAGCCTGAAGCTCATCGAGGTCATGGGAGAGGTGCCAGCCGCCGCAGTGCGCCCTACAGACATCGCCAGGTTCCTGCGCGTGGAGCGTGCAGACGCACCCGTGCGAGGCAATCGAGAGATCGCCCTACTCTCCAACCTGATGAACGTGGCCATTGAGCGCGGGCTGATCGACGCCAACCCGTGCAAGCAGGTCAAGAAGAACAGCGAGCGAGCCCGGACGGAAGCGCCCGAGCCGGCCGAGCTGCGCGCGTTCCTGGACTGGCTGGAGGCCGGCAGCCCAGCGCGCAAGACCCTGGCCTTGATGGCCGAGTTCGCCGCCCTGGCTGGCTCGCGCCGCGTGGAGTTCCTGGCCCTGCAGGTGCCGCAGATCGACATGCAGGCCGGCGAGATCCGGCTGATGCGCGCCAAGCAGCACGGCGGCACCAAGCGGGCCGAGAACATCACCATGGGTCCGGCCATGCTGGACCTGGCCAAGAGGCTGCTCCAGCTACCGCGCCCCGAGACCTCGCTGCACGTCTTCATCAACCAGCACGGCAGCCCGCTCACGGAATCGGGCTTCACCACGGGCTGGCAGCGGGCAATGGTCGAGGCCCTGGAGACCAAGGTGATCAGCCGGCGCTTCACCTTCCACGATCTGCGGGCGTACTACACGACCCAGCACAAGGCACGGTATGGCGCCCTGCCCGAGCTTCACGCCAGCTCGGCCACCACGGCCCGGGTCTACGACCGTTCGAAGGTCTCGAAACGGCAGTCCTTGGGCTGA
- a CDS encoding DUF1508 domain-containing protein encodes MAEVTYPCYWQKKDNQGQWYWIYYAVNGKAISRSSESYVARSDCEHSINLMKGSSAAKVFYSE; translated from the coding sequence ATGGCTGAAGTTACTTACCCCTGCTATTGGCAGAAAAAAGACAATCAAGGACAGTGGTACTGGATCTACTACGCTGTCAATGGAAAGGCAATCTCTAGGAGCAGCGAAAGCTATGTTGCCCGATCGGATTGCGAACACTCGATCAATTTGATGAAGGGATCGTCAGCAGCCAAGGTGTTCTACTCAGAATAA
- a CDS encoding phage regulatory CII family protein, whose product MSALDALRRGVDNFPGGRAVVAVRLGKTDEVLRKELSGASSHKLGAVDALTITSLLREAGMPHCYDYAAYVAGEAGGRFDLLEACRTVVASPVDKVSKLVLETSHITSAVIEAMQDGVISDNELAQIEREIAEAEEVLRKLRQAARAVNAAGKPQRAPAIP is encoded by the coding sequence ATGAGCGCTCTCGATGCGCTGCGCCGCGGCGTAGACAACTTCCCTGGTGGCCGCGCTGTCGTGGCCGTTCGCCTTGGCAAGACCGACGAGGTTCTGCGCAAGGAGCTGTCCGGCGCCTCATCGCACAAGCTCGGCGCGGTCGATGCACTGACCATCACCAGCCTGCTGCGCGAGGCCGGCATGCCCCACTGCTACGACTACGCGGCCTATGTCGCTGGCGAGGCCGGTGGCCGCTTCGATCTTCTGGAAGCCTGCCGCACGGTGGTGGCAAGTCCGGTGGACAAGGTATCCAAGCTGGTGCTGGAGACCTCACACATCACGAGCGCGGTGATCGAGGCCATGCAAGACGGTGTGATTTCGGACAACGAGCTGGCGCAGATCGAGCGCGAGATCGCCGAGGCCGAGGAGGTGCTGCGCAAGCTGCGACAGGCTGCGCGCGCCGTCAACGCCGCAGGTAAGCCGCAGCGCGCGCCGGCCATCCCCTGA
- a CDS encoding tRNA threonylcarbamoyladenosine dehydratase: MTEPASFPSGQDRTAPDAGAVFSDADLQRRFGGLERLYGVPGAARIRAAHVVVVGIGGVGSWTAEALARSGVGELTLIDMDHVAESNINRQIHALTTTVGQAKIEAMRERIARINPACRVHCIDDFVDPDNWLRLLPQDADAVIDACDQIRAKTAMAAHARATRQRFISVGAAGGKRLAHKVDIDDLSATTHDPLLAQLRYRLRREHGAPREGKRMGVACVFSREAVAPPDASCAIEGDGTLNCHGYGSVVSVTATFGQCAAGWVIDQLSRVKD, from the coding sequence ATGACAGAGCCGGCCTCTTTCCCCTCGGGGCAAGACAGGACAGCGCCTGATGCAGGCGCTGTTTTTTCTGATGCCGACCTGCAGCGCCGCTTCGGTGGCCTGGAGCGCCTGTATGGCGTGCCGGGGGCCGCGCGCATCCGTGCCGCGCATGTGGTCGTCGTGGGCATTGGCGGGGTGGGCTCCTGGACCGCCGAGGCGCTGGCGCGCAGTGGCGTGGGCGAGCTCACGCTGATCGACATGGACCACGTGGCCGAGTCCAATATCAACCGCCAGATCCACGCGCTCACCACCACGGTGGGGCAGGCCAAGATCGAAGCCATGCGTGAGCGCATCGCCCGGATCAATCCCGCCTGCCGCGTGCACTGCATCGATGACTTCGTCGATCCCGACAACTGGCTGCGCCTGCTCCCGCAAGACGCCGATGCCGTCATCGACGCCTGCGACCAGATAAGGGCCAAGACTGCCATGGCCGCCCATGCACGTGCCACGCGGCAGCGCTTCATCTCGGTGGGAGCCGCCGGTGGCAAGCGTCTGGCGCACAAGGTGGATATCGATGACCTCAGTGCCACCACACACGACCCGCTGCTGGCCCAGCTGCGCTACCGCCTGCGCCGTGAGCATGGCGCACCCAGGGAGGGCAAGCGCATGGGCGTCGCCTGCGTCTTCAGCCGCGAGGCCGTGGCCCCGCCCGACGCCTCCTGTGCCATCGAAGGCGATGGCACGCTCAACTGCCATGGCTACGGATCGGTGGTGTCCGTCACCGCCACCTTCGGCCAGTGCGCAGCCGGCTGGGTCATTGACCAACTGAGCCGCGTCAAGGATTGA
- a CDS encoding DUF1828 domain-containing protein, producing the protein MLTTPFRFADGDPIPMFVQHAGGAVRFFDDGYMALHFSGRGMKLDSMREGKFLANAAQRNGASYTDDWILETIATPSNAQQAFANYVAAALDICAWERDNEGSNTDMVLLVDEVAMAYRAIYPDADISRNPGFKGVSGKTVSLDLLVNGVGIAVTSTHHSAINAALHKIVDISQSTQNSGRKLRFVIDDREDPEKAKSEAFILQAAAEVQLLSNLERAPALHN; encoded by the coding sequence ATGCTGACAACGCCCTTCCGCTTCGCCGATGGCGACCCGATCCCCATGTTTGTGCAGCATGCAGGCGGGGCCGTGCGCTTCTTCGATGATGGCTACATGGCCCTTCATTTCTCTGGCCGAGGAATGAAGCTCGATAGCATGCGAGAGGGAAAATTTCTGGCGAACGCTGCTCAACGTAATGGTGCGTCATACACGGATGATTGGATTCTCGAAACCATAGCAACCCCGTCGAATGCGCAACAAGCTTTCGCCAACTACGTGGCAGCAGCTCTCGACATATGCGCATGGGAGCGAGATAACGAAGGCTCCAATACTGACATGGTGCTACTGGTTGATGAAGTAGCGATGGCCTATAGAGCAATTTACCCAGATGCCGACATATCCAGAAATCCAGGATTTAAAGGAGTGTCTGGAAAAACAGTAAGCCTTGATTTGCTAGTTAATGGAGTTGGAATTGCTGTAACATCAACTCACCACTCTGCAATTAATGCCGCGCTTCATAAAATTGTTGATATTAGCCAGTCCACTCAGAATTCCGGCAGAAAATTGCGCTTCGTCATTGATGACAGAGAAGACCCTGAAAAGGCCAAATCAGAAGCATTCATTCTGCAAGCTGCAGCCGAGGTTCAGTTGCTGAGCAACTTGGAGAGAGCGCCAGCGCTGCACAACTAG
- a CDS encoding helix-turn-helix transcriptional regulator, with protein MDSELPQRLIKARSGHGWSQADLAEVSGVAPAQISRYEQGRSKPRTEVAAKLAKALAVSFEWLAYGRGNIDDGADVPKYPAAQKLVHTFDLENDPELREAVESLAEESGLTIEMAIKSALLAAARERRQKGAEAAVKKTKP; from the coding sequence ATGGACAGCGAACTTCCACAGCGCCTCATCAAGGCGCGCTCCGGCCATGGCTGGTCTCAGGCTGACTTGGCCGAGGTCAGCGGCGTTGCGCCCGCGCAGATCTCTCGCTACGAGCAGGGCCGTAGCAAGCCCCGCACTGAGGTCGCTGCGAAACTGGCGAAGGCGCTGGCAGTCAGTTTTGAGTGGCTCGCTTATGGCCGCGGAAACATTGACGATGGGGCGGACGTTCCGAAGTACCCAGCAGCCCAAAAGCTTGTGCACACGTTTGACTTGGAGAACGACCCCGAGCTTCGCGAAGCCGTCGAAAGCCTTGCGGAGGAATCTGGCTTGACGATAGAGATGGCGATCAAATCTGCACTTCTCGCCGCTGCCCGAGAGCGGCGGCAGAAGGGCGCAGAGGCTGCGGTCAAAAAAACCAAGCCTTGA
- the pal gene encoding peptidoglycan-associated lipoprotein Pal, whose translation MITIKRLSLALAVTALMAGCSSGVKLDETPVTDAGATTTGQGSGAGTGGTSQSGISGVDLTGSAADKAGPQGVSRIVYFDFDSYVVKPDAQPQIEAHARFLKAAPSRKVQIEGHTDERGGREYNLALGQKRAEAVRRSLGLLGVSDSQMEAVSYGKEKPAAEGHSEDAYAQNRRAELSYR comes from the coding sequence ATGATCACCATCAAGCGACTTTCCCTGGCACTGGCCGTCACCGCCCTCATGGCGGGCTGCAGCTCGGGCGTCAAACTCGACGAAACCCCCGTCACCGACGCGGGTGCCACCACCACGGGCCAGGGCAGCGGTGCCGGCACGGGCGGCACCTCGCAAAGCGGCATCTCGGGCGTGGACCTGACCGGCTCGGCCGCGGACAAGGCCGGTCCCCAGGGCGTCAGCCGCATCGTCTACTTCGACTTCGACAGCTATGTCGTCAAGCCCGATGCCCAGCCCCAGATCGAAGCCCACGCACGTTTCCTGAAGGCTGCGCCGTCGCGCAAGGTCCAGATCGAAGGCCACACCGACGAGCGCGGCGGCCGCGAATACAACCTGGCCCTGGGCCAAAAGCGCGCCGAAGCCGTGCGCCGCTCGCTGGGCCTGCTGGGCGTCAGCGATTCGCAGATGGAAGCCGTGAGCTACGGCAAGGAAAAGCCTGCCGCCGAAGGCCACTCGGAAGACGCCTACGCACAGAACCGCCGCGCTGAACTGTCCTACCGCTGA
- a CDS encoding S24 family peptidase, with protein sequence MTNDTQEFRIERLIAASKKAGSDTALARLLGYSNGSFIGQMKSRHRPIKEDFVEKLEALPGYAGWFTASSAEAAAPVSMPTSDRDDIPPGYVRLQHLSPTPSMGPGRGMSEPVQIIRHLDVLESWVRQKVGSTNYDRIKILTGIGQSMLPTIRDHDLVFVDMGQKSIDVPGIYVLDVCDRLLLKRALIHSTGTLVLRSDNAEEFPDEERIDLRTAADSINVAGRVKAWWTLHQG encoded by the coding sequence ATGACGAACGACACGCAGGAATTCAGGATTGAGCGGCTGATCGCTGCTTCCAAGAAGGCTGGCAGCGACACAGCGCTTGCGCGCCTGCTGGGCTACAGCAACGGCTCCTTCATCGGTCAGATGAAGAGCCGGCACCGGCCCATCAAAGAGGATTTCGTGGAAAAGCTCGAAGCGCTCCCCGGTTACGCTGGCTGGTTCACCGCGTCATCCGCAGAAGCCGCGGCGCCTGTCAGCATGCCGACAAGTGATCGCGATGACATCCCGCCTGGGTACGTGCGACTACAACACCTTTCCCCGACCCCCTCCATGGGCCCAGGAAGAGGCATGAGCGAGCCCGTTCAGATCATCCGGCACCTTGATGTGCTGGAAAGCTGGGTGCGTCAGAAGGTCGGCAGCACGAACTACGACCGCATCAAGATCCTGACAGGCATCGGGCAAAGCATGTTGCCCACGATCCGTGACCACGATCTGGTTTTCGTGGACATGGGCCAGAAGTCAATCGATGTGCCAGGCATCTATGTGCTGGACGTGTGTGACCGCCTGCTGCTGAAGCGCGCTCTGATTCACTCGACAGGAACCTTGGTGCTCCGCAGTGATAACGCAGAAGAGTTTCCAGACGAGGAGCGAATCGACCTACGCACAGCTGCCGATAGCATCAATGTCGCGGGCCGCGTGAAGGCTTGGTGGACGCTACATCAGGGGTAA
- a CDS encoding helix-turn-helix domain-containing protein has protein sequence MNAKQAAAILGISSRGLYALAAPYGPIPCYRIGRRIVFNEADVVAFKESQRVTQVKLETRIPGPMPTIRLKASDPNPRANLEKAFLKLGIVPSWMRDAGVDVKALKNKAKAAAKKKASAASTPRKRSTGGPAT, from the coding sequence ATGAACGCTAAGCAAGCTGCAGCCATCCTCGGCATATCCTCTCGGGGGCTCTACGCTTTGGCCGCTCCTTATGGACCAATCCCCTGCTATCGCATCGGGCGCCGAATCGTGTTTAACGAAGCCGATGTTGTGGCGTTCAAGGAATCGCAAAGAGTTACCCAAGTCAAGCTCGAGACCAGAATCCCTGGCCCGATGCCGACCATCCGGCTGAAAGCCTCGGATCCCAATCCTCGCGCCAACCTAGAAAAGGCATTCCTAAAGTTGGGCATAGTCCCTAGCTGGATGCGTGATGCCGGCGTGGATGTGAAGGCCCTCAAGAACAAGGCAAAGGCAGCCGCCAAGAAGAAGGCTAGCGCGGCCTCTACCCCGCGCAAGAGAAGCACAGGAGGGCCAGCTACATGA
- the ybgF gene encoding tol-pal system protein YbgF, which produces MKMLRSPILHRTALRTLLAATLAAGYAASGHAALFGDDEARRAILEMRQRVDGMQQSQQRMSEESAQTRRGLLELQSQIEQLKSEQAKLRGQNEQLLRDVAELQRGQRDIAKGVDERLRQFEPVTVTSDGQEFSADPAEKRDFEAALAQFRAGSYAEAGAAFSSFLSQWPKSGYVPSARFWLGNAQYANRNYKDAIANFRALLAATPMHGRAPEAALSIANCQIELKDTKGARKTLEDLIKAYPNAEATAAAKNRLASLK; this is translated from the coding sequence ATGAAGATGCTGCGCTCCCCGATCCTGCACCGTACCGCGCTGCGCACGCTGCTGGCCGCGACCCTGGCGGCCGGTTACGCCGCCAGCGGCCATGCCGCACTGTTCGGCGATGACGAGGCGCGCCGCGCCATCCTCGAAATGCGCCAGCGCGTCGACGGCATGCAGCAGTCGCAGCAGCGCATGAGCGAGGAAAGCGCGCAGACGCGCCGTGGTCTGCTCGAGCTGCAGTCGCAGATCGAGCAGCTCAAGTCCGAGCAGGCCAAGCTGCGCGGCCAGAACGAGCAGTTGCTGCGCGACGTGGCCGAGCTCCAGCGCGGCCAGCGTGACATTGCCAAGGGCGTGGACGAGCGCCTGCGCCAGTTCGAGCCCGTCACGGTGACGTCGGACGGCCAGGAGTTCTCGGCCGATCCTGCCGAAAAGCGTGACTTCGAGGCTGCCCTGGCGCAGTTTCGTGCTGGCAGCTATGCGGAAGCCGGGGCAGCCTTCTCCTCCTTCCTGAGCCAGTGGCCCAAGAGCGGCTATGTCCCTTCGGCACGCTTTTGGCTGGGCAATGCACAGTACGCCAATCGCAACTACAAGGACGCGATCGCCAACTTTCGCGCCCTGTTGGCTGCCACTCCCATGCACGGTCGGGCGCCGGAGGCGGCGCTGTCCATCGCCAACTGCCAGATCGAGCTCAAGGACACCAAGGGCGCGCGCAAGACGCTGGAAGACCTGATCAAGGCCTACCCCAACGCCGAAGCCACCGCAGCTGCCAAGAACCGTCTCGCCAGCCTCAAGTGA
- a CDS encoding IS3 family transposase (programmed frameshift), translated as MKKSRFSEEQMVTILREADRTTVAEAAKKHKVSEATIYAWRKHFGQMEAADVKRLKALELENSRLKKLLAERDLDLEILKEINAKKLVSPLARREQLAFVRARGLSLRRACGLIGMSRATPSYELRLPAKDAPVLAAMKELSAMYPRYGYRRIRVFLRRKGFELSWSRTHRLWRQAGLLVPRKRPRKRIASLRPRIHTPFKANMVWAYDFVFDTTASGQQIKCLTVVDEYTRECLAIDVAGAIRSKRVIEVLSRLVSLHGAPLFMRSDNGPEFVSQAILEWISASGIATVLNDPGKPWQNGTDESFNGKFRDECLSIEWFRSRREAAALIEAWRNHYNEVRPHSSLQYLTPAEFKLELRKEPQPAVF; from the exons ATGAAGAAGAGTCGATTTTCAGAAGAGCAAATGGTCACGATCCTGCGCGAAGCAGATCGAACGACGGTGGCCGAGGCCGCCAAGAAGCACAAGGTCAGCGAAGCCACCATCTATGCCTGGCGCAAACACTTCGGCCAGATGGAAGCGGCCGACGTCAAGCGTCTGAAGGCCCTGGAGCTTGAGAACAGCCGGCTGAAGAAGCTTCTTGCCGAGCGAGATCTGGACCTCGAGATTCTCAAGGAGATCAACGCAAAAAAAT TGGTGAGCCCGTTGGCTCGGCGCGAGCAACTGGCCTTCGTGCGCGCACGTGGCTTGAGTCTGCGCCGCGCCTGCGGGCTCATCGGCATGTCACGCGCCACGCCCAGTTACGAGTTGCGCTTGCCCGCCAAGGATGCGCCGGTGCTTGCGGCGATGAAGGAACTGTCGGCCATGTATCCGCGCTACGGCTATCGCCGCATTCGCGTATTCCTGCGTCGCAAGGGCTTCGAGCTGAGTTGGTCTCGCACGCACAGGCTGTGGCGTCAGGCGGGCCTGCTGGTGCCCCGGAAACGGCCGCGCAAGCGCATCGCATCGCTGCGCCCGCGCATCCACACGCCGTTCAAGGCCAACATGGTCTGGGCCTATGACTTCGTCTTCGACACCACGGCCAGCGGTCAGCAGATCAAGTGCCTGACCGTGGTGGACGAATACACCCGGGAGTGCCTGGCCATCGACGTGGCTGGGGCCATCCGTTCCAAGCGCGTGATCGAGGTGCTTTCGCGGCTGGTCAGCCTGCACGGGGCGCCGCTGTTCATGCGCTCGGACAATGGCCCCGAGTTCGTCAGCCAGGCGATCCTGGAGTGGATCTCAGCCTCGGGCATTGCCACCGTGCTCAACGATCCCGGCAAGCCCTGGCAGAACGGCACCGACGAAAGCTTCAACGGCAAGTTCCGCGACGAGTGTCTGTCCATCGAGTGGTTCCGTTCGCGCCGCGAAGCCGCTGCCCTGATCGAAGCCTGGCGCAATCACTACAACGAGGTACGTCCCCACAGCAGCCTGCAATACTTGACCCCGGCAGAGTTCAAACTCGAACTCCGCAAAGAACCGCAACCCGCCGTCTTCTAG
- a CDS encoding antA/AntB antirepressor family protein translates to MNELIPVAPREIGGVTMLTSEGRDLHTYLDVGRDFSNWIKDRIEQYEFVEGRDYKTYLLANIGEKGQGRPTKEYIISVGMAKELAMVERTPKGKEARLYYIACERRVLVGDVATLPAPVEMKPARVRGRTPLDQVKVINFVGDALKDVPGIRLDVVAAAKLQAFEQHTGIDFSEFRRALPPVALERMVHLNPTQIGARLAEQTGRAKVSSQLVNKVLLQLGLQRKVEDGYALTEAGLKYGEVLPFKAKNAHHGNQIDWWESVVDVVRENMPAADGKRGSGGSVIPLKPRQGSDEPQTALL, encoded by the coding sequence ATGAACGAACTAATCCCCGTAGCGCCGCGCGAGATCGGCGGCGTAACCATGCTGACCTCGGAAGGGCGTGACCTGCACACGTACCTGGACGTGGGTCGTGACTTCTCCAACTGGATCAAAGACCGGATTGAGCAGTACGAGTTCGTCGAGGGGCGCGACTACAAAACCTACCTTCTCGCCAATATTGGCGAGAAGGGTCAAGGTCGCCCGACGAAGGAGTACATCATCAGCGTCGGTATGGCCAAAGAACTGGCAATGGTCGAGCGCACCCCAAAGGGCAAGGAGGCTCGCCTGTATTACATCGCCTGCGAGCGCCGCGTGCTGGTCGGCGACGTGGCCACTCTGCCAGCGCCAGTGGAGATGAAGCCCGCTCGTGTCCGCGGCCGCACGCCCCTGGATCAGGTCAAGGTGATCAACTTCGTCGGCGACGCACTGAAGGACGTGCCCGGCATCCGCCTCGATGTGGTCGCAGCCGCCAAGCTCCAGGCCTTCGAACAGCACACCGGCATCGACTTCAGCGAGTTCCGCCGCGCGCTGCCCCCCGTGGCACTGGAGCGCATGGTCCATCTCAACCCCACGCAAATCGGAGCCCGCCTCGCGGAGCAGACTGGCCGCGCCAAAGTCAGCAGCCAGCTCGTCAACAAGGTACTTCTGCAGCTTGGCCTTCAGCGCAAGGTCGAGGACGGTTACGCGCTGACTGAAGCAGGCCTCAAGTACGGCGAGGTGCTGCCCTTCAAGGCCAAGAACGCACACCACGGAAATCAGATCGACTGGTGGGAATCTGTCGTTGATGTGGTGCGCGAGAACATGCCCGCGGCGGATGGAAAGCGCGGCAGCGGCGGCAGTGTGATCCCGCTGAAACCAAGGCAGGGCTCAGATGAACCCCAGACAGCCCTGCTCTGA